In Flavobacterium enshiense, the genomic stretch TTTTAAGTATACCGATGAAGCCGGCGGTTATTTAGAAGGGCCGGGTGTTGATTTCAGTAGGGATTTCAAGGTTTTTAACATGCAGAACAGTAGGGGAGAAGTAACTAAATTAGAATAAAGATGAAATTTTTACAATACATACATTACATGTATCTCATTATGGCAGTTTTATTTATTTATGATGGAATTGTCAGAGTGCAGAATAATGAAAATTCAATATTGAGTTTTCTTTTTGCGGCAGCTGCCGTATTTATGTTTTTCTTTAGAAGGCGTTTTTCTGAAAAAATTAAAAATAACAACAAATAATTCTAAAGTAAGGGGTAAAAAAATTTGCATACTATTTTATTATTTGATAGATAATTGTATTTTCGCCCACTGAATAAAAAATTTAACTAAAATAAAAATGGCAGTTTTATCAAAAATTAGACAACGTTCCATATTGCTTATTGCGGTGATTGGGTTTTGTTTATTGGCATTCGTTGTTGGTGATGTAATCCAAAACGGAGGTTTTAGTCAAACCTCAAGAAATGTAGGGAGCGTAAACGGTGAGGATATTTCGGCTCAGGAATTTTTACAGAAAGTTTCCATGGCGGAGAAAAACGGCCAGGGAACGAGTAATACTCAGGCTGCAAATGGCGTTTGGGAACAAGAAGTAAAAAGAATCCTTTTAGAAGGTGAGTACGAAAAATTAGGTTTGAAAATTGGAAAAGACCAATTATTGAACGTAATGAAGCAAAATCCTAACTTTGCTCAAAATCCACAGTTTTTAAATTCTGCCGGAATTTTCGACATTAATAAATTCAATGAATACTTAGCGACTATTAAAAGTTCTCAGCCGGAACAGTGGAATGCTTGGTTAGACTTTGAAAAACAAGTTGAGCAAATGGCTACTGAGCAGATGTATACAACCATGATCAAATCGGGATTGGTAACTACAAAAGTTGAGGCTAAAACGGCTTACGCTAATGAAAACAACAAAGTTGATTTTGATTATGTAACGGTTGCTTATTCTACAATTAAAGATGATCAGGTAAAAGTTTCTGATTCTGAAATCATGGATTTCATGAAAAAGAACGAGAAAAAATACAAGTCTGAAAATTCAAGAGATATCGAGTTCGTTTTCATCGAAAACAAACCTTCTGCAGCTGACGAAGCTGAAATGAAAACTACTATTAATGGTTTATTGTCAGGAAGAGTTGTTTACAATGATAAAACTGGTAAAAACGATACATTACCTGGATTTAAAGCAGCTGTTAACGCAGAAGAGTTTGTAAATGCAAATTCAGATATCAAATATGATTCTTCATATATAGCTAAAAAAGATTTACCGTTAGAAAACCAAGAGCAGTTATTCAACTTGCCACAAGGTGAAGTTTTCGGTCCATACATTTACAATGGCCACTACTGTTTATCTAAAATGTTAGGAAGACAATCAGGTTCTTCTGCAAAAGTTAGCCATATTTTACTATCTTATGAAGGAAGTAAAGCACCTGCTGCTGTTAAACGCACTAAAGAAGAGGCAAAAGCAAAAGCAGATGAGTTATTGGCTCAGGTTAAAGCTAATCCGGGAAGCTTCCCAATGTTAGCGATGATGAATACAGATGATACTGGTTCTAAACAAAACGGTGGATCTTATGATAACGTTACTAAAGGTCAGATGGTAAAACCATTTAATGATTTCTTATTCAATAATCCTGTTGGAGCAATGGGAATCGTTGAAACAGAATTCGGTTATCATGTTATTAAAGTTGACGCTAAATACGATGCAGTAAGATTAGCTACAGTGGCAAGAAAAATAGAGCCATCTGAAACTACTGCAGATCAGATTTATACTCAAGCTACTAAATTTGAAGCTGATGCTAACGAAAAAGATTTCGCAACAGTTGCTAAAGAGGCTAAATTAACTGTGAAACCGGCATCGGTGAAAGGTACAGATGAGTATCTTCCTGAAGTTGGTGCTCAAAGATCAGTTGTTACTTGGGCATTTAACAAAGACACTGAAGTAGGAGATGTTAAGAAATTTGACAACATGCAAGGACATATCATTGCTAGAGTTAAAGCTAAAAACGAAACTGGACTTATGTCAGTGGAGCAGGCAAAAACTATGGTGGAGCCTATCTTGAAAAATAAAAAGAAAGCAGAATTAATCAAAGCTAAGATGGCAGGTTCTACGCTAGAGGCTGTAGCACAAAAATCGGGTGCAACTATATCAAACGCTGTAGCAGTAGTTCTTGCTAATCCATCTATTCCAAACGCAGGTTACGAGCCAAAAGTTGTTGGTAAAGCATTTGGACTAGGTGCGGGTAAAACTTCTAAATTAATCGAAGGTGAAATGGGAGTTTTCATGATCAGAACAAAAGCAGTTGCTAATGCACCAGCTTTACCTGACTATACTACTTATGTAACAAGACTTAAATCTCAAAGTCAAGGTTCGGCTTCCGGAAGAGCAGTTACGGCTCTTAAGAATGCTGCTACTATCGAAGATAACAGAGTAGAATTTCAATAAGAAGAATTATTGATTGAATATAAATAAAAAACGCTCCTTTTTAGGAGCGTTTTTTTATTTTATCATATTTCTGTAAGGTACTACAATTGAAAAACCTTTTGTTTGAAAATATGGTGTGGGGTTTTCTTCAGATATCGCTAAGACAAAATCACCTCCCCAGGCTCCTAAACTTTTTACGGTGCCTGTAAAATCCGAAAAAAAGGCTTCTTTGACCGTTTGCATTTCCAGGACATGAGACATGGTTATTTCATGGAAATTGAGCGCTTCGGAAAACTCTAAAAGGCTTTCAGTGTTTATTACGATGTTTGTAATTGCGTCTATTTTTTCAATTATTTTTGCCATTTGTGGCCTTTTCTTAGAGTAAAATGCTATGGCTTCTTTACTGTTCTGTTTCTGATTTAAATACACAAAGTAAAGATTATCGGCGAAGGCAGGATTAAATTGAACTGGCGCTACTATAGGTTTATCGTTTTCCAGACAGTACAAAATTGGGGTGTCGTTTTGCGCACAGGCAATGTCATAACCGCTGCCTCCGAAACTTTTTCTCAACAGTTCAAAGGCGTCAATTTTTAGCCATTGGGCTATATTGTTAATCAGTGTGGAAGAAGTTCCCAGTCCCCAAAATCGTGGGAAAGTCAATTCGGTTACTATATTAAAACCTTCTGAATTATCCAGAAAGTCATTGTTTTGAAGATAAGCCTGATGTAGGATTTCAATCAGGGTATTTTTTATGCCTTGAGACGTATCAAAACTTGTTTTACGTTTTACATCATCAAATAAAATAGTGTCTTCAAACCAAATCGAACCGTCTGCATCAAAGCTCTTCCAGGAAATCATTTGGTTTTTCCCAGCTGAAACGTGAAGATATTGCCCTGATTTTGTAGGTAAAGCCAATGCCTTAGCGCCATCAAGAACCGAGTATTCTCCTGTTATTAGCAGTTTACCGTTACTGTAAAATGATTGTTTCACAAATTATTATTTTCTGATTTCTTCCAAATAAGAAACTACTGCGGAATGGGAAACCGTATGTTTTTCAAAATGTTTTGTTACCTGTTTTCGCTCCTCCTCATTGGCATTAAACTGATTTAAAATATTCATCAGGTGCATTTTCATATGTCCTGACTGGATTCCGGTTGTGGTCAATGAGCGCAAAGCGGCAAAATTTTGTGCCAGACCTGCAACAGCTACTATCTGCATTAATTCATGTGCAGAAGGGTTGCCGAGCATTTCCATCGACAGTTTTACAAGCGGATGCAGATTCGTCAGTCCGCCAACAGTTCCTAAAGCCAATGGGACTTCCATCCAAAAAGTAAAAACACCGTTTTCCACTTTGGCGTGCGAAAGACTTGAGTATTTTCCGTTTCTGGATGCATAGGCGTGTACGCCGGCTTCTACTGCTCTGAAATCGTTACCTGTGGCTAAAACGACAGCGTCAATTCCGTTCATGATGCCTTTGTTGTGTGTCACTGCGCGGAAAGGTTCTACTTCGGCAATTTGCACTGCGCGTATAAATTTTTCGGCAAATTCTTCCTGTGAGATATGTTTGTCTTCTTTAAGTTCGGAGACCAGACAGGAAACTTCGGCTCTGACAATACAGTTAGGAACGTAGTTTGACAAAATACTCATTACGACCTGAATGTTTTTTTCCTCTTCAGATAATATTGCACTCTTTTGAGCCTCTTCTTTTAATGTTTTGGCAAATTGTTCCAGACAGGAATTGATAAAATTTGCGCCCATGCTGTCTTTGGTTTCAAAGGTTGCATGCAATTGGTAATAGTTTTCTAATTCAGATGTTTTGTCGCGTAGTTCAATATCTAAAATGCCACCGCCCCGTTTTTGCATGTTTTTGGTGAGGCTTTCAGTTTCACTGAAAAATTTAGGTTTGATTTCTTTTATGAATTGATGCAGCGTTTCTTTATTTCCGTTGTAGATAAAATGAACCTGTCCTATTTTTTCAGAATTGATTACCGTAGCTTTAAATCCTCCACGATGCGACCAAAATTTTGCTGCCTTAGAAGCAGCAGCCACAACCGAACTTTCTTCTATGGCCATCGGGATGGTGTAGTTTTTTCCGTTGATTAAAAAATTGGGTGCCACACCTAGCGGCAAATAAAAATTGGTAATAGTATTTTCAATGAATTCGTCATGCAGTTTTTGTAAATCGGCATCAGAATTCCAATATTTTTTTAAAATTTTTATTGCTTCTGCCGGATTCGAAAAGTGTGTGTTTGCAATCCAATTTATTTTTTCGTCTTTCGATAGTTTCGAAAAACCGCTAACTGCTTTTGTCATTTTATTTCAGTTGAATACTTTTGAGTGCAAAGATACATTTTCAGGTATTATAAATTAATTTTTCAATTCATTAGTCCATTTGAGAAGCGCATTTTCAAGTACCTTTCTTTCAATGGGTTTAGTTATATAGTCATTCATTCCCATCGATTTGCATAATTCTTCTTCACCTTCAATAATCCCGGCTGTTAGCGCAATAATAATGGACTCTTTGTCTCTCTTCCGAATTTTTTGAGTCGCTTCATATCCGTTCATTAACGGCATTTGGATATCCATCAGTATGATTTCCGGATGATGGAGTTCAAACTGTTTCACGGCTTCAATTCCATTCACCGCTTCTAAAATGATTGCATTAGGAATGATTTTCTGAATCAGCGTTTTTGAAAGCAACATATTGATTTTATTGTCCTCCACGATAAGTACTTTGTAGGTGGCGTCTATTACAATAGCGTCAGCGCCCTTTTCTTTTTGTGGATACGTTTCTTGTGTTTCTTTGTTGTTTATTTCGTTGAGGACATGTTGTAATACATGTATTTTAACTGGTTTTACAATCGGTTTTATGATCGTGTTTTTAGGGTATTTAATTTCTGTCGAATTTGAATTTTGCATCAGAATGATTGGTTTTTCAAATTTTGATAGTTCATCAAGTCCCTTTTTTCCAATCAGTTCATAATCCGCCAAGAACAGATCGACTTCCGGGGTGTATTTATAAGCATTCTGATAATTTTTATTGACAAGCGATGCGATGTTATAGTGGTTCATCATTCGTTGGATAACCTGGCAATTGCTTGCATTATCGTCTATCAATAAAATTTTGGATATTTTATTGTTTTCGAGTTCATTCAGTGAGCCGCACGGTTTTGCTTTTACTTCCAAATCAAAGAAGAATATGGTGCCTCCGGTTGGACGGTCTTTAATTTGGAGTCCGCTGTTCATTAAGCGCAACAGGCTTTCTGAAATTGGGATTCCAAGTCCTGTACCGCCATATTTTCGTGTTGTGGAGTTGTCTTCCTGTGAAAATGCCTCGAATATTTTCTTTTTATTTTGCGGACGAATTCCGATACCTGTATCTTTTACCGAGAACTTCATTCGGAATTGATCATCATGAAGCGGTTCGTGCTTGATTTCAAGTTCTATTTCTCCCTCCTGAGTAAATTTAATGGCGTTGGAAAGCAGGTTGATGAGAATTTGTTTCAGTCGGATTTCATCAATCCAAATAAGGCAAGGGATGTTTTCATCAATATTTACAATAAGATCGAGTTTCTTCTCGTGTGCGGAATATTTAACCATATCAACAATCTGATTGATAAGGTCGTGTAAATTGGTTTTCGTTATGTAAAGTTCTAGTTTTCCGGCTTCAATTTTGGAAAGATCCAGAATATCGTTTACTATTTCCAGCAGGGCATCGGCCGACTGGTTTACCGTCACCATGTATTGTTCCTGTACCGAAGTCAGATTTGATTTCAATAACAGATTACTGAAGCCGATGATGCCGTTTAATGGTGTTCGGATTTCGTGGCTCATGTTGGCCAGGAATTGCGTTTTTGCTTTGTTGGCTGCCTGCGCAACTTCCTTTTCCTTGATGGCTTCCTGCATCTTTCTTTTTTCCGTTGTCTCAATTATAACGCCTTCAAGTTGCGGTATTTCATTCTCAGTCGCGATAACTTCACCGTATTCGTCTATCCAAGCAATTTCTCCGCTTTTTTTAACAAGGCGGCAGGAAATATGGAAAGGAACCCCATTTTTTACGGCATCGTCTATCTCTCTTCGAACCTGTTCTCTTTCCTCAGGGTGATACAATTCAAAGATGTCTATTTTGCCCTCAAAAAATTCTTCTCTGGAATAGCCCGTCAATTTTTCAATTTCATCGTTCAGGAAGAGTTTGGTTCTCTCGGGATTGTATTTAACCATATATACCGTTGCCGGAATATTGTTTGCTAATAAACGGAATTTTTCTTCACTTTCAGTTATGGCTTTTTCGTTATTGATTCGTTCAATTGTAGAGGCAAAGTTGTTGGTGAATGTCTGAAGGATGTTTATTTCATCTACTGCCCACTCTCTTTCCGTGATGCAGTCGTCGAAACCGATAAAACCATAAAGTACATTTTTTATGAACAGGGGTAAGATTAAGAAGGATTTTACGTTCTGATTTTCCAAAACGGTTTTAATTTCACCATCATTCATTGTTTTTACAATTGCCTGGTAAGGTTTGTTTTCAAAAAGGTCATTCGCAAATTTAGGGTATTCAGAAAGCGGGAAATTCTGTAGTTTATGATTCTCGAATTTATTGAATTCCGTGTTTCTTACCCATTGCAAACGCTGGCTGATTCTATTTGTGGCGGTGTCATTTTCAAAGTAATACAATCGGTCTGCTTTTGTTGCCTCGCCGATATAACCCATAGATTTTTCGAAAATTTCATTTAAACTATTACTTTTTAACAGTTCTTCAGTCGTTTTTGAAATAGAGGACAGGAGCTCACTTTTGTAAACGATAAGTTCTTCAGCGCTTTTTCTTTTCAGGGTCTCAATGGCCAAGGCGATGATATCCGAAACGGTTCTGGCAAAATTGATGTCATCACTTGTCCAGTTTCTTATTTCCTTGGTGTTTTCATAGCAGGTGATCCCCTTCAGTTCTCCTGAAACATAAATTGGAAAATCCAGTAAAGACTTTATGTCATATTTATCGAAGTAGTTTCCTAGGAATTCAGCGGTAATAGGGTCGGTTTTAACATCCGAAGCTACAATAAACGGTTGGGTTTCTATGGCATCGAAATATCGAGGGAAGTCAGTTTTGTATAAGGAAATGTCATTTGAAAAACAGTCGTTGTCCTTTTCATACATGCAAAACAGTTCGACCCCTTTTTCTGTTTTATTCCACAAGCTCACCCGGCTTATATCCAATGCCAATGAGGCCTCTTTAACAATATGCTGGATCAGTTTTTCCTGGCTTCCGTAAGTAAAGAAATTTAGTGTAGAGAGCTGATTCAACGTTTGATTTAGTAAGAGGTTTTTTTTCTGGCGCTGACTCTCCTCAATCTCAATTTTCTTTAGTTTGGTAATATCCCTTACGATTGCCGAATAACCTGTTATTTTTCCGTTTTCGTCTTTTTTTACGGTAACTTTCTGGGATACCCACATTTCTTCGCCATCGCTTTTTAAAATCGGGAACTCGATAATGTCAAAATCTGCTTGGTTTCCACTTTGTCTAATGTAGAAATCTTCAATAGTCTTTGCGTGTTCAGGCTTGATAAGGGTTGAAAAATGCTTTCCGATGAAAAAATCCGTCGGGTAACCTAACGATTTTTCAGCAAATTGATTTACAAAAGTGAAAAATCCTTTTTTGTCAACCTCGAAGATAATATCGGAAGCAAACTGAACCAAATTTCGGTATTGCTCCTCCACCATTATTTTGCCTGTGATGTCCTGTCCGTTGGCAACAAAAAGGTTATCACTGTATTTTTGGTCGGTCCACTGGATGTATTTATAATCTCCATTTTTACATCTCAATTTTCGGGTATACAGTGAATCCGGAACATATACATCGTTGTAGTCAATATCTTGGAATTCGGTATCTTGTGTCAGTTTCCAGAAATTTTCTCCCATTACTTCTTTGGGTGTGTATCCTAAAATCTTTTCGATGGATTTTCCGCAGAAGGTAAGTTTTCCTTTTCTGTCTGTTGCTATGGTTAATGAGTTCGAGTTGTTGATAATGCTGTTTGAAAACAAAAACTTGTCGTTATTGTTTAATATGGAAATACGTCTGGCATAATTAATAACCAAAACAATAAAGGAAGTGTTGATTAAGGTAATAATTTGTTCTGTTTCCGAAGGGATATTGAAAAGTAAAATTAGAAGGGAGGTCAGTAGTGCAATCACAAAGGCTGTATATTGTTTTACATTTTTAAATGCGCTATATGAGAAAAATAAAATCAGTAGAAACTCAGTATAGGTGATTAAGTCGAAAGGTTGTGAAGCAATTTTAGTAATGACATGAATAGAATAGCTGACTAAAATCAGAATAAATAAAGGTCTGAGATATTTGTCAAGCAGAGAAGATCTTTTGGATATTATATAAAGGGAAATGAAGAGTAACCCTATGAATAGGTTAGCTATTAATTCAGAGTTAGACCGCTTTATAAAATAGAGATTTATGATTTCTGTGAGCGGAAAAATGATCCCTAAAAAGAAAAAGAAAGTCTGTATTTCTTTGTTGTCTTCGCCTTTTTCCGAAAAATTCTTGATAAAATCTTTGTTGTAGGTGGAAGCGCGGTCAAAGATTAATTTCATGAACAGCCCAATGAAACAAAATACCGGAAGCAGGAACCACCACTTAAAGTAATACGGTGTGTCAATCCTAAAGGTATAGGATACAGGGGAACTTTTTATATTTCCAAGGTTGTCGACTAATCTTACCTGAAAGGTATAAAATCCGTATTTTAAATTGGAATAGGTAACCTCATTGGATTTGGAAGGGCTCGACCAATTTTGATCCGTTCCTTTTAAAAGAAAAGAATACATTAGCTCCTCATCTTCTAAATAATTAACCACTCCAAAGGTAAACGTGAGTTGGTTTTCCTGCGGATTAAAGGTATAGCCTTGCCTTGGGATATTAAACCAGTAGTTGTCGGTTTCATTTGAGTTTTTCCAGTTTTTTGATTGTTTGAAAACGTCGATATTGGTTATTTTTAATATCGGAGTGGATTTTGCCTTTGGCGTGTAGTTCGTTAAGTAGATGTAAAGGCCGTTGGCGGTCCCAAAAAACAGATTTCCATTGCTGTCCTGTGTTTGTGCCCTGGCATTGGTTTCCAAACCAGTGAATCCGTTTTCCGAATTATAGTTTAAGATGTTTTTGATTGTTCCGTCTTCGTCAACTGTGATTTTTGAAATCCCAAGGTTATGTCCCGTATAAATAGCCCCTTTTTTATCTGCCGAAAGCGTAAAAATAAATGTTGATGTAAGGCCATTTTTTGTGGTGTATTTTTTAACCTTTTTTTTGTTTACATAGTAAAGACCGTCGCCACTGGCAAACCAAAAATTACCAAAACTGTCTTTGCATGAGGTATTTATGGTTTTTCGGATAATTGGTTCAACGGAAAAAGTATTGGTTGTAGTTTCAGAAAGAAGGTATAGACCATTGTTTGTTCCTATGTACCATTGTTTTTCATTTAGAGGTTCCAGTGTGGTTACATTTTGGGATTGAAAAAGGTCGATGGGTTTAATGAGATTCTCATTCTTGTCTAATAAAAGCAGTCCTTTTGAATAGCCTACAAAATATCGTTTTTGATTGTCCTGCCAGATGAATCTAATGGATTTTTCTTCTGGGAGTTTTGCATTGACAGCCAAGGGAATGAGACCGCCTTCAGTAATTTTGAATAGCCCGTTAAGGGATCCGGCCAAAACTTCTTTTTTATGATTTTCGTATAATGCTGTCGCTCTTTCGAGCTGTGGATATTTTCTTTTGAGTTTAAGGTCTCCGTTTTGGTTGGGCTCGAAATAAAAGACTCCCTCGCTAACCGTTCCCGTATAAATCCCTTTTTCTGTGTTTAGAATGGAAAATATATAAGGAGTATTTAATTCCGGGACATTATTGTAATTGTAGAAGATTTGCGAGTGTGTTCTGTACAATCCGGTGCCGTAAGTGCCAAGGTAGAGTTGACTGCTTTTGTCCTGAAACATGCACAATACATTTTCTCCCGTAAAACCGTTGGTATTGTTTATAAAACTAAGGATATCTTTTTTGTACATGGCCAATCCTTGCTTTTTGTCTCCGGCCATCCAGACAAAACCACTTCTGCCAAGCAACATTTTTTTTATGAAAAAAGCTTCTTTGTTGGGAAGGACAATTTTGCTTTCTAATTGAGTATCATATGTGTCTTTTGCTAGGGAGGAGTGTCTCCAGACTTCACCTTTATGGTTTCCTATCAAGGCTTTGTCCTTGTCTGTGGATACAATGCAGGTGTATCCTGAAAACTGTTCGGGCTTAAATGGGCTTGCTGAATTGTTTTCAATTTTTAAGAGCCCTTCGTCGGTTCCGACAAAAAAGGTAAAGTGCTTGTCACAAAAAACGGAATTGATAGTTGTAGGTTTATCAAATTTGGCAATGGGCTCAATAGAATAGTCCTTTTTAAGCAGGAACATTTCTTTCTCTGTAAAACAATAAACACCATTCGGAGTTGCCAAAAGCCGTTGCACAAAGTTTCCTTTTAGATGAGCGTTGCTTCTGTCGAAATGTTTAATAAACTCTTTTCCGTTATAAACCAGCAGTCCGCTGTATTTTGTTGAAACTATGATATTAGCGTTGGTGTCTTCAACTAAATCAGTTACGAAAAATCCTTCACTTTTTTTTGATTTATCAATGATGTCGAAATTTTTTCCGTCGTAACGAACCAAGCCGGCACCGTCCGTACCAATCCATATGAGGTTACGACTGTCCTGAATTACAGCAAAGACAGTTGAAGAAGGAAGTCCGTTTTTTTGATTAAGTATTTCATAATCAAAAACTTGTCCAAAGGCGCCTTGGAGAAAAAACAGAAGATAGATACAAAGCGCAACTTTTTTTATCATAGTTCCGATTATTGTCTTTTGTTGGGAGGTTTAATATAGTAAATAAATTAATAGCTTTCCTACAGTCTGTAATTCAAATTTTTAATGAAGTATTTTTTGTCGATAAAAGACAAAAAATATCGACGATTAAACGTGAGAGGGGGGAGGATATTTTATCCATTTAACAAATTAAATTGCGTTAATTGATAAAATTTCACTAAAATTGGGAGTTTTTTTACCATCAAATTTATGAAAAATACTTTTAAATGCCTGTTTTTGTTCGTGTTAACATCGTTTTCGGCGATAGCACAACAAAAAATTACCCTTGAAGAAATTTGGGGAGGTGCTTTCAGAACGCAGGGAATGACTGCTTTGGAAGCAATGAAAAATACTAATCAGTACACGGTACTTAATTTTGACCGTGCTACTAAATCTTCGCAAATCGATTTGTACGATTTTGGAACTTTGGAGAAGGTGGCA encodes the following:
- a CDS encoding GYDIA family GHMP kinase, producing MKQSFYSNGKLLITGEYSVLDGAKALALPTKSGQYLHVSAGKNQMISWKSFDADGSIWFEDTILFDDVKRKTSFDTSQGIKNTLIEILHQAYLQNNDFLDNSEGFNIVTELTFPRFWGLGTSSTLINNIAQWLKIDAFELLRKSFGGSGYDIACAQNDTPILYCLENDKPIVAPVQFNPAFADNLYFVYLNQKQNSKEAIAFYSKKRPQMAKIIEKIDAITNIVINTESLLEFSEALNFHEITMSHVLEMQTVKEAFFSDFTGTVKSLGAWGGDFVLAISEENPTPYFQTKGFSIVVPYRNMIK
- a CDS encoding peptidylprolyl isomerase, with product MAVLSKIRQRSILLIAVIGFCLLAFVVGDVIQNGGFSQTSRNVGSVNGEDISAQEFLQKVSMAEKNGQGTSNTQAANGVWEQEVKRILLEGEYEKLGLKIGKDQLLNVMKQNPNFAQNPQFLNSAGIFDINKFNEYLATIKSSQPEQWNAWLDFEKQVEQMATEQMYTTMIKSGLVTTKVEAKTAYANENNKVDFDYVTVAYSTIKDDQVKVSDSEIMDFMKKNEKKYKSENSRDIEFVFIENKPSAADEAEMKTTINGLLSGRVVYNDKTGKNDTLPGFKAAVNAEEFVNANSDIKYDSSYIAKKDLPLENQEQLFNLPQGEVFGPYIYNGHYCLSKMLGRQSGSSAKVSHILLSYEGSKAPAAVKRTKEEAKAKADELLAQVKANPGSFPMLAMMNTDDTGSKQNGGSYDNVTKGQMVKPFNDFLFNNPVGAMGIVETEFGYHVIKVDAKYDAVRLATVARKIEPSETTADQIYTQATKFEADANEKDFATVAKEAKLTVKPASVKGTDEYLPEVGAQRSVVTWAFNKDTEVGDVKKFDNMQGHIIARVKAKNETGLMSVEQAKTMVEPILKNKKKAELIKAKMAGSTLEAVAQKSGATISNAVAVVLANPSIPNAGYEPKVVGKAFGLGAGKTSKLIEGEMGVFMIRTKAVANAPALPDYTTYVTRLKSQSQGSASGRAVTALKNAATIEDNRVEFQ
- a CDS encoding hydroxymethylglutaryl-CoA reductase, degradative; its protein translation is MTKAVSGFSKLSKDEKINWIANTHFSNPAEAIKILKKYWNSDADLQKLHDEFIENTITNFYLPLGVAPNFLINGKNYTIPMAIEESSVVAAASKAAKFWSHRGGFKATVINSEKIGQVHFIYNGNKETLHQFIKEIKPKFFSETESLTKNMQKRGGGILDIELRDKTSELENYYQLHATFETKDSMGANFINSCLEQFAKTLKEEAQKSAILSEEEKNIQVVMSILSNYVPNCIVRAEVSCLVSELKEDKHISQEEFAEKFIRAVQIAEVEPFRAVTHNKGIMNGIDAVVLATGNDFRAVEAGVHAYASRNGKYSSLSHAKVENGVFTFWMEVPLALGTVGGLTNLHPLVKLSMEMLGNPSAHELMQIVAVAGLAQNFAALRSLTTTGIQSGHMKMHLMNILNQFNANEEERKQVTKHFEKHTVSHSAVVSYLEEIRK
- a CDS encoding PAS domain S-box protein, whose protein sequence is MIKKVALCIYLLFFLQGAFGQVFDYEILNQKNGLPSSTVFAVIQDSRNLIWIGTDGAGLVRYDGKNFDIIDKSKKSEGFFVTDLVEDTNANIIVSTKYSGLLVYNGKEFIKHFDRSNAHLKGNFVQRLLATPNGVYCFTEKEMFLLKKDYSIEPIAKFDKPTTINSVFCDKHFTFFVGTDEGLLKIENNSASPFKPEQFSGYTCIVSTDKDKALIGNHKGEVWRHSSLAKDTYDTQLESKIVLPNKEAFFIKKMLLGRSGFVWMAGDKKQGLAMYKKDILSFINNTNGFTGENVLCMFQDKSSQLYLGTYGTGLYRTHSQIFYNYNNVPELNTPYIFSILNTEKGIYTGTVSEGVFYFEPNQNGDLKLKRKYPQLERATALYENHKKEVLAGSLNGLFKITEGGLIPLAVNAKLPEEKSIRFIWQDNQKRYFVGYSKGLLLLDKNENLIKPIDLFQSQNVTTLEPLNEKQWYIGTNNGLYLLSETTTNTFSVEPIIRKTINTSCKDSFGNFWFASGDGLYYVNKKKVKKYTTKNGLTSTFIFTLSADKKGAIYTGHNLGISKITVDEDGTIKNILNYNSENGFTGLETNARAQTQDSNGNLFFGTANGLYIYLTNYTPKAKSTPILKITNIDVFKQSKNWKNSNETDNYWFNIPRQGYTFNPQENQLTFTFGVVNYLEDEELMYSFLLKGTDQNWSSPSKSNEVTYSNLKYGFYTFQVRLVDNLGNIKSSPVSYTFRIDTPYYFKWWFLLPVFCFIGLFMKLIFDRASTYNKDFIKNFSEKGEDNKEIQTFFFFLGIIFPLTEIINLYFIKRSNSELIANLFIGLLFISLYIISKRSSLLDKYLRPLFILILVSYSIHVITKIASQPFDLITYTEFLLILFFSYSAFKNVKQYTAFVIALLTSLLILLFNIPSETEQIITLINTSFIVLVINYARRISILNNNDKFLFSNSIINNSNSLTIATDRKGKLTFCGKSIEKILGYTPKEVMGENFWKLTQDTEFQDIDYNDVYVPDSLYTRKLRCKNGDYKYIQWTDQKYSDNLFVANGQDITGKIMVEEQYRNLVQFASDIIFEVDKKGFFTFVNQFAEKSLGYPTDFFIGKHFSTLIKPEHAKTIEDFYIRQSGNQADFDIIEFPILKSDGEEMWVSQKVTVKKDENGKITGYSAIVRDITKLKKIEIEESQRQKKNLLLNQTLNQLSTLNFFTYGSQEKLIQHIVKEASLALDISRVSLWNKTEKGVELFCMYEKDNDCFSNDISLYKTDFPRYFDAIETQPFIVASDVKTDPITAEFLGNYFDKYDIKSLLDFPIYVSGELKGITCYENTKEIRNWTSDDINFARTVSDIIALAIETLKRKSAEELIVYKSELLSSISKTTEELLKSNSLNEIFEKSMGYIGEATKADRLYYFENDTATNRISQRLQWVRNTEFNKFENHKLQNFPLSEYPKFANDLFENKPYQAIVKTMNDGEIKTVLENQNVKSFLILPLFIKNVLYGFIGFDDCITEREWAVDEINILQTFTNNFASTIERINNEKAITESEEKFRLLANNIPATVYMVKYNPERTKLFLNDEIEKLTGYSREEFFEGKIDIFELYHPEEREQVRREIDDAVKNGVPFHISCRLVKKSGEIAWIDEYGEVIATENEIPQLEGVIIETTEKRKMQEAIKEKEVAQAANKAKTQFLANMSHEIRTPLNGIIGFSNLLLKSNLTSVQEQYMVTVNQSADALLEIVNDILDLSKIEAGKLELYITKTNLHDLINQIVDMVKYSAHEKKLDLIVNIDENIPCLIWIDEIRLKQILINLLSNAIKFTQEGEIELEIKHEPLHDDQFRMKFSVKDTGIGIRPQNKKKIFEAFSQEDNSTTRKYGGTGLGIPISESLLRLMNSGLQIKDRPTGGTIFFFDLEVKAKPCGSLNELENNKISKILLIDDNASNCQVIQRMMNHYNIASLVNKNYQNAYKYTPEVDLFLADYELIGKKGLDELSKFEKPIILMQNSNSTEIKYPKNTIIKPIVKPVKIHVLQHVLNEINNKETQETYPQKEKGADAIVIDATYKVLIVEDNKINMLLSKTLIQKIIPNAIILEAVNGIEAVKQFELHHPEIILMDIQMPLMNGYEATQKIRKRDKESIIIALTAGIIEGEEELCKSMGMNDYITKPIERKVLENALLKWTNELKN